A window of the Cannabis sativa cultivar Pink pepper isolate KNU-18-1 chromosome X, ASM2916894v1, whole genome shotgun sequence genome harbors these coding sequences:
- the LOC115710949 gene encoding E3 ubiquitin-protein ligase RZF1, translating into MSSDNNLGNHVIGTRSFHPHWCYQCNRTVRIAPSSNPSDVVCPRCFGQFVREIDVGIRPRLFIDYTDYDPSPEARLLEALTLMLDPPIGRRRFNSVLYDQDEEASQYGALIPWLGHRHHAHINQEGTDTWDPAAQSTNQPPPPPPRPAGRTRRRNHSFDGTTMTIENSSTEAETESRRRNRPRSWIILRPIDPSSPFSPILHPENPGTPRVNIRDYFFGPGMNELIEELTQNDRQGPAPAPESAISSILTIKIKESHLNKDTEYCPVCKEEFELGGEAKELPCKHIYHKDCIVPWLRLHNSCPVCRHELPVEVGEANSVGVGRGGGGSDEGSSVGNNQRNMRWSRLATFWPFRSRYRQIAPRRDHHHYHHHSHTSSRPSANQWWHSCCIL; encoded by the exons ATGTCTTCTGATAACAATTTGGGAAACCATGTCATCGGAACCAGATCCTTCCACCCTCACTGGTGCTATCAATGCAATCGGACGGTCAGGATTGCTCCTTCATCCAACCCCTCCGACGTCGTTTGCCCCCGGTGTTTCGGTCAATTCGTCCGCGAAATCGACGTTGGAATTAGGCCTCGCCTTTTCATAGATTACACCGATTACGATCCTTCCCCTGAAGCTCGTCTTCTCGAAGCTCTAACACTCATGCTCGACCCCCCTATTGGCCGCCGCCGCTTCAATTCCGTTCTCTACGACCAAGACGAAGAAGCTTCCCAATACGGTGCCTTGATTCCGTGGCTAGGCCACCGTCACCACGCTCATATTAATCAAGAAGGAACTGATACTTGGGACCCTGCTGCCCAATCCACTAATCAACCGCCTCCGCCTCCGCCTAGGCCGGCGGGGAGAACTCGTCGGCGAAACCATAGCTTCGACGGGACTACAATGACGATTGAGAATAGTTCAACCGAAGCTGAAACTGAATCCAGACGCCGAAACCGTCCCAGGTCATGGATTATACTCAGGCCCATCGATCCTTCAAGCCCGTTCTCTCCGATTCTCCATCCAGAAAACCCTGGAACGCCTAGGGTGAATATAAGGGACTATTTTTTCGGGCCTGGAATGAACGAATTAATAGAAGAATTGACTCAGAACGACCGACAGGGGCCTGCTCCGGCGCCTGAATCGGCAATTAGCTCGATTCTGACGATTAAAATAAAGGAATCCCACCTGAATAAGGATACGGAATATTGCCCTGTTTGTAAGGAGGAGTTTGAGTTGGGTGGGGAGGCGAAAGAGCTGCCGTGCAAGCATATATATCACAAGGATTGCATTGTGCCGTGGCTTAGGCTTCACAACTCTTGCCCTGTTTGCCGCCACGAGTTGCCGGTTGAAGTGGGTGAGGCCAATAGTGTTGGTGTTGGGCGTGGCGGTGGTGGGTCTGATGAGGGATCATCTGTTGGAAATAATCAGCGGAACATGAGGTGGAGTCGCTTGGCTACTTTCTGGCCATTTCGGTCTAGATATCGTCAGATTGCTCCACGCCGTGATCACCACCATTATCATCATCACTCTCACACTTCTTCTAGACCATCAG CTAATCAGTGGTGGCATTCTTGCTGTAttctttaa